Genomic window (Cololabis saira isolate AMF1-May2022 chromosome 10, fColSai1.1, whole genome shotgun sequence):
AGATAGACAAACaaatctacgacggagtattagtattattattattattagtattattaaaaaaaatggaaattacgagaataaagtaataataatatgagaataaagtctaaaaattatgagaataaagtcataataatatgagaataaagtcgtaatattacgagaataaagtcgtaatattatgagaataaagtcgaaacatTACAAgagtaaagtcgtaatttatgagaattatGCAAAAATCTATTCTaattctaatctgctactgctactaccgctgctactaaatatttaatcacttttccaactgttgctctgcttactgccccctatcggttaccgtgggtacgacgcgctctccttgCGTACTACACGagcgacgttgcagttggtggCGCACGCCAATGGACGCAAGCTCAAACTTAgtaaggtgtcaagaggagggaaggagaatacgttgtttaataccagcaacttgataaaacatctcaattcgcatcataaagctgagtatacggaggttgctaatgctactgcaagaccacaacagccAACATTATCTCAGGTTTTGCAAAAGCGACAGACAATGGCAAGAGACACCCACGGGCCGTTAAAATACCAGAGGCTCTAACCCTCCTATATAGCGCTGGATGACCAGCCACTGTCAGTTGTAGAAGGATTTCTCCGTCTTCTCGACGCACTCGAGCCGCGATATAatgtttcattgatgtgttatatgtttgatattttcttaaatgtgcagacagtgccagtgtggagactttttatttacacaaaaagattattttttgtttagaatagttattctactcattgtatttatttttattgaatttatctgttgcaaataaaacctgtcttctaaTTCATTGtacttttcattgcatttttagcttagttgtttttgtggtagaagtatcgtatcggtatcggcaagtacacaaatgaaaatactcgtactcataCTTGGTAGGAAAAAAATGGTATgggggcatccctagttttaACAGGTGAAAACTCAGAGGTGGACTGTGTTTCAGCCGTTCTGACGGGGCCCCGGATGACGGTGTCGACGGCTGGCGACTCCCTTCAGGTGGCGTTTGAGGATCTTCCTCTCACCGCCGCCGCCAGCGTCACGGTGTGGAGGAAAGACCACGAGCAGCAGGTGCTTTTCTTCTGCTTGCTCCCACCTTTGTCTTTTCATTTCATCAGCCCTTTTTTCCACCTGTGGTCGTTGTTGTACGAGCTCTGTGCCCGACACTCAAACATTACCGTTTACTGaagctactcttaaattaaatacttacctgctgtactctactgcccttattttttaacaacttgtgctttttactgttttacctcttttcttatcattttatttgttatctactgcttaattgtgtcttgctgcttttaatgttgatgtaaagcactttgaattaccttgtgttgaattgtgctatacaaataaacttgcgtCGCCTCCTCCGCCTCGCAGGCCGTGTCGTACCTGATGCCGGCGGAGCAGGGCGTGCTGCACGTCGCCGCCCTGCAGGACGGAGCCGTGTACTGCATCACGGCCCAGACGGTGCTGCATTCAGGGACCcgcggcagcagcagccgccCCCAGTGCGTCTCCATCACAGGTAACGTTTCTGGAGTTATATTAAAGAGTTTTAATCCATTTTGACTAATGCATTATGACAGTTAAACACTTCATGCTCAACCAACAGAGCATGAAGACCTGTCTATACAGGCCAGTAGCCTATTCGCCACTATTGTAGCCTATTAGCTGAACTGGCAGCACATTGGCTCTGCAGCACACACAATAACAACACAACACAATAATTAACAATTTAACTGTACGAAGTGGCAACTAAACATAAACCCAAACAGCAGAGGTCCAACCAAGAAAACTGTCCATACCATGTTGATGAGAAtcagtggcgccaccaggggggggccaggggtggccatggccccccatacaaatttgctggccaccccacttgcctcaataaaaataaaaaaaataaaacacttgccggtcacatagattctatcgtcagttatgcttttcatcccaaatcatttgggccaaatgtATATATCAGTCGGCATTTCttcaagtatttctgagcctaatatatatatatatgtgtatatatatatgtatatatatatatatatatatatatatatatatatatatatatatatatatatatatatatatatatatatatatatatatatatatatataataaaataaataaaatatttaaatatttaaaaaataaataaaaaatatttaaaaaaattaaaaattaaagaaaaaatataaaacgcaaattttgatgtataacacctgggggcacgttacggttcgggccgcattaacggccgaagaaatggcataaattgcgccaaaattacacgattaattcaaaatggcagacttcctgtttggtttcggccatggcgccaagagacttttctttaagttgagacatgatacaggtgtgtaccgaatttcgtgcatgtacgtcaaaccgtattgtggggcttgaggcaagaagtattctagggggcgctgttgagccattaggccacgcccattaatgtaaaccattacatttttcaccaggcctggcttgcgtgcaaaatttggtgacgtttgggtcacgtttagggggaaaaaagaccctcatttcgtcggaagaaggaaaaaaacgagaaaaattcctacggatacaatagggccttcgcactgtaagggctcgggccctaataataagtaTTTCTGAGAAACACAAGAGTTGAGcgataaatgcaaagaaaaagaaaaaagcaagcaagaaaaattgcccaagctagacgcatattttgttcgCCCTAATCCTCCTCCGGTGGGAGATGAACCTGACGTTGTTAGCAGATTCATCCCCGGGCCGCCAAAAGCTGCATCACGGTCAaggagcaggtttacaggtagatacagtcagtactcgagttgtaaaaaaaaaaaaatcaggggggatggtggattttatcatatggggacagataatttgtgctgattacaaataatataatatattacaaataatagcagtgaccaaaacagctgcagaaatactgcaggaatgacatagcagcagttaaatgcagccttctgtaagctagaaatatccactgggcttacatcaaatacatcaaaacacaacaataaaaaacacttttctgaacttatcaatatgactctgtccttcacaggataagtaaaatggatcactgcaaaaactcacaatcttaacaagaatatttgtcttatttctagttaaaatgtctcattttagtaaaaaaaatctcattacacttaaaacaagactcatcactggaaaaaacaacaattttcacctgtttcaagtagattttcacttaaaataagtagaaaaatctgcaagtggaacaagatttttttgcttgtaatgagaagataaatcttgtcccactggcagattttcctacttatttcaagtgaaaatttacttgaaacaggtgaaaattgtcaaataagttatttttctggtgatgactctaaatgttgaaatagcagtaaaaccacattcattgatgaaatgacataagggatggaaagggggatggcagttttacaggggggatgattttgaccgtttttatttcaggggggatgccatcccccctcatcccccctcaactccagtactggctacaGTTAGAACAATCACACACACTGTCAGCAAGAAAATGTGAGTTTGTGGTAAATTGCTGCAGAGGGCCCGGTCATATTCCCCGCCCCCCGGCCCGGTTCTGATATGTTCcgctgctgctcctgcagggGGCGCCGCCGCGGCCTGGAAGAAGCCCACCACCGTCACGGtgaccctggtcctggtctccGGCCTCCTGGTCGCCGTGTTCTGGACCGTCGTCCACTGTGGACCCAACtcaggccacgcccacttcCACAAGGAGCCCCTCCCCCAATCTCTGGTCAGTGAACAACTGGCTTCAAtgatatataaacaataaagaCATAATAAAGATTATACGTTCACATTTACAAGAAACAGGTCACGGTTAGTATCAATTTGAgttttgtgtgaaaaagtgtacATGAGTTACTTTGTAATTTCATTAGAAAATAAGATGATTTATTTCAGGACAGGATTTAGACACCtgatgctttatttattttgtcatttatttatcttgtgTTTGAAAAGAAATAACTTGATTCTTATGATTCTTGTAAAATGAGTTTATTCCcatatttcatttttgttttctccttCAACGTGGTCATTATATGCTAATGTATGATAATATTAatactaaaaataataataataataataataataataataataataataataataataataataataataataataataataataatgataataatatgaATGATAGCAATAattattttgtgcataccctgcttgtcacattttatgaatcccaacacctatgtctacattctgaccaaaaattatttgtctcctttttacggtttggccgtgagctcaagttacaaataaaaatgtgggTTATTTTTTGCTGTTTCTCACACTCTACCAACTGAATtccgcactctagatttgacgaaaaagtgatttccagtcctcgcttgtctgctcatattttgaaaagtgtacatcttaggaaaaaactgtttggtgttttggagagagaagagaagttttcctccgttttgaagtttgaatgacatttctatgtgcaggtatgagaaagctagatgactcagaaaaaaggtgaattttggctttttcttacctcctcccatccacagtgtgacattccgcgccacacacatacatgggaaaatctccccattagttcggaaatttggaaatgtttttgcacttcgtgcgaaaactatttgtgccatcgctctaaaaatccacaggactgtagttaaattcagggcctacaactttctaaatcggttcagaatttttcgagtaacggtgtgcgagtggtgaggccccaaagttctcccaatgcgttccggatggcctaaaaagcgcacgtttttgcacgttgcgcaaaaacgtgcgcaccaatcgctaataaaagtcataccactcaATTCCCGATtagggcgcacgtttctacgtttttactcgcattttctcaaagctgcgggactagttacgtgACGAAGTTTATACAgaagaataaatgaataaataagcctgagcaataataAGAGTgcaagaggcactcctcctccatagctattacatagctatggaggaggagtgcctcttggcgcagccgtggcactaataatgatgatgttatgataataataataggatCAGAGTAAAAGATGTGGGCGTAATCACCTTTGAACCACCAGCACGTGAACTTTATTGCTTTATCTGCTGGCAAAATCTTCAATGAGCTGAAATCTTGCAGAAACGACACTTTTATGTTGACGATTAAAGATCAGATTGTAAATTAAATGAACGTGTGATCAGCatggttgtgtttgtgtgcagaaATGCGGCGGGAACGTGCAGATCTTGATGTTCCCTCGgggtgatgaggaggaggagcgcTGTGAGCAGCTGCTCAGCGTCGAACCGGCGACCGAAGCGTTAAAGGTCTGACACCAAAAGACTGAAGCTTTGTTTCTGGGGGAAATAAACAGTGCAAAGCCGGGTGGAAGCGGCGGGGCCACGGGCCGGGTTTACTGGGTCCACCGGTGCCGGGGCCGGACCAGGAGGCCCCGACTTCACAGGTAACGAGGTACAATGAAGGAAACAAGGACGTTTGGGGGGATGATGGAGTCTTCCGTGAAGTCTACGGAGGAAGGAGGCAGATTTGAGTTCACGCTTCTGCGTAGACGGTCCAGACGGAGTCACTCCAACACTTCAGGGGATGTAAACCGTCAAAGGTCGTCATCTATCATCCTAGGGATGGATTAAGGTTCCCAGCAGGATTAAGGTTCCCTCTGAAGGGGCTCGACCTCAAACACTGAGCTGGACCGCTCCTCACCAGGAACCGCTGTCGTGGAAGTTGATGCAAACGGAAGATGTTCGTTTGGTTCATATAATAAAAGCAGAAGAAGCTGCTTGGGAATTTATTCACGTATGGATCACAGAGATCTTTCTAGAGGTCTTTTCCTTACTGGGATAAACGGTCCCTTATATTTTGAACTTGTGTTACGATGACGACCAGGAGCTGTTTACGGTGTCTCATGTTTAGGAAATACTTTTCACTGAAAGTGTTTACAGCATCCAGGTGGACTTTTTATCCGGGATTGAAGCAACATTATTGACATTTCTGTCATGTTTTCAGGGTTGTGATGTCATGATTTGTTCTTGTTAGTTTAGCAATCTTTCTGTAAAGTTcctgttagggatgggcggtatggactaaaaaatgtatcacgatactttctggcatttatcccgataaggataaaaatgacgataaaaaaaataccaattcaactccacctttgtaactataaatctatcattctttggagcccccaaaacactgctctaaaagatactaaatactactaaattacaccaattaaattgaattaataaaaaccaattaaattagtccacctgtaaaactgtaatgagatcagatccgccatgtttgttacacaaaaacctcatcaacgggaattcatcttccttccttccttccttccttccttccttccttccttccttccttccttccttccttccttccttccttccttccttccttccttccttccttccttccttccttccttccttccttccttccttccttccttccttccttccttccttccttccttccttccttccttccttccttccttccttccttccttccttccttccttccttccttccttccttccttcctgtac
Coding sequences:
- the crfb16 gene encoding cytokine receptor family member B16, with the translated sequence METLEAPGQVAMESVNMKHTLRWLPLQAACRTTVLYSVQYQGEFELLVKNGSWMDAAECQQIPVTRCDLTFDLGSDSSYNLRVRAGCGSELSAWTRLSRPFNRQDTVLTGPRMTVSTAGDSLQVAFEDLPLTAAASVTVWRKDHEQQAVSYLMPAEQGVLHVAALQDGAVYCITAQTVLHSGTRGSSSRPQCVSITGGAAAAWKKPTTVTVTLVLVSGLLVAVFWTVVHCGPNSGHAHFHKEPLPQSLKCGGNVQILMFPRGDEEEERCEQLLSVEPATEALKV